One window from the genome of Chthonomonadales bacterium encodes:
- a CDS encoding beta-galactosidase yields MHSAALLAVVALLAAAPAHTAPSPTDRCCMTDPSAWYRDPPEKIARRFDLYRKMGVGVLRVEVDWRSMETAEGHWDPSYIRSYLELARRHGFRIKLIVGVLMAPPGWFLGRYPEARIVDQNGQWSRNTMSFWYPGLRSLIDEKTRRIVRVLRDLRVLDLVDYVIPSLGPAGEAVYPVPWTLGPDVREQTYWCYDKGAQRDFRARMRRKYGAIAAANTRWSTEFTSWEAARVLPPGTRPGPYWDDVLAWYRDAKREFIRWQVESTRRHLGRDRRILIYVPGTAYNEAEWREAVATARGNDHVMMMADSFFLIDFAARNGCWLQYTGAENAPEVARLRRYMGERGYTRVRMWAENAGVFGAARDPLHLARVVVENHLFGLDYTHAHFAFEADGVTPNAVFLALEEAFARIRSGRGVR; encoded by the coding sequence ATGCACAGCGCCGCCTTGCTTGCCGTCGTCGCCCTGCTCGCCGCCGCGCCCGCCCACACGGCGCCCTCGCCCACCGACCGCTGCTGTATGACCGACCCCAGCGCCTGGTACCGCGATCCGCCCGAGAAGATCGCCCGGCGCTTCGACCTCTACCGGAAGATGGGCGTCGGCGTGCTGCGCGTGGAGGTGGACTGGCGCTCGATGGAGACCGCGGAGGGCCACTGGGACCCCTCGTACATTCGCTCGTATCTGGAGCTCGCGCGGCGCCACGGGTTCCGCATTAAGCTGATCGTCGGCGTGCTGATGGCCCCGCCCGGGTGGTTCCTGGGGCGGTACCCGGAGGCGCGCATCGTGGACCAGAACGGCCAGTGGAGCCGCAACACGATGAGCTTCTGGTACCCCGGGCTGCGGAGTCTGATCGACGAGAAGACGCGCCGCATCGTGCGGGTCCTGCGCGATCTGCGGGTCCTCGACCTCGTCGACTACGTGATCCCCTCGCTCGGTCCCGCCGGCGAGGCCGTCTATCCCGTTCCCTGGACGCTCGGGCCGGACGTGCGCGAGCAGACCTACTGGTGCTACGACAAGGGCGCGCAACGGGACTTTCGCGCCCGAATGCGCCGCAAATACGGCGCGATCGCGGCGGCCAACACGCGGTGGAGCACCGAGTTCACCTCGTGGGAAGCGGCACGCGTGCTGCCCCCCGGCACGCGGCCGGGGCCGTACTGGGACGACGTGCTCGCCTGGTATCGCGACGCCAAGCGCGAGTTCATCCGGTGGCAGGTGGAGAGCACGCGGAGGCACCTGGGCCGCGACCGCCGTATCCTGATCTATGTTCCGGGCACCGCCTACAATGAGGCCGAATGGCGGGAGGCGGTCGCCACCGCGCGCGGCAACGACCACGTCATGATGATGGCCGACTCGTTCTTCCTGATCGACTTCGCGGCGAGGAACGGGTGCTGGCTGCAGTACACGGGCGCCGAGAACGCGCCGGAGGTCGCCCGGTTGCGACGGTACATGGGCGAGCGCGGCTACACAAGGGTGCGGATGTGGGCCGAGAACGCCGGAGTGTTCGGCGCCGCGCGCGATCCGCTCCACCTGGCGCGAGTGGTCGTCGAGAACCACCTGTTCGGCCTGGACTACACGCACGCGCACTTCGCCTTCGAGGCCGACGGCGTCACGCCCAACGCGGTGTTCCTCGCCCTCGAGGAGGCTTTCGCGCGCATCCGAAGCGGGCGAGGCGTCCGCTGA
- a CDS encoding phytanoyl-CoA dioxygenase family protein — MTLSDAEARRFREHGYAVAPRFFGEHEVAAIRAELERLVRDGRLRNVTTEGDGVTRSRTARNLQLCPMSPISPLFRAMPFDDKVVRAVRRLIGDPVVLHLDQVFLKPARHGVGTSWHQDNAYFRIDDPLLGTAMWIAVHDATLANGTLHLVPDCFAEPLEHARDAYSDHHIRCWPPEERAVAIELPAGGAVFFAYGTPHCTKANETDRERAGAALHFLNGSAVGPGYFGADGPMKHPALSGPSADGGRGAYGADLRGVWEREVDRALWDYRASR, encoded by the coding sequence ATGACCCTTTCGGACGCCGAGGCGCGCCGCTTTCGCGAGCACGGCTACGCCGTGGCCCCGCGCTTCTTCGGCGAGCACGAGGTTGCGGCCATCCGCGCCGAGCTCGAGCGGCTCGTGCGCGACGGCCGACTGCGCAACGTGACCACCGAGGGCGACGGCGTGACGCGCTCGCGCACGGCCCGGAACCTGCAGCTCTGTCCCATGTCGCCCATCAGCCCGCTGTTTCGCGCGATGCCCTTCGACGACAAGGTGGTGCGGGCGGTGCGGCGTCTGATCGGCGATCCGGTCGTGCTGCACCTGGACCAGGTCTTCCTCAAGCCGGCTCGCCACGGCGTCGGCACCAGCTGGCACCAGGACAACGCCTACTTCCGCATCGATGACCCCCTGCTGGGTACCGCCATGTGGATCGCCGTGCACGACGCCACGCTGGCCAACGGAACCCTCCACCTGGTGCCCGATTGCTTCGCCGAGCCCCTGGAGCACGCGCGGGACGCCTACAGCGACCACCACATCCGCTGCTGGCCCCCGGAGGAGCGCGCCGTGGCCATCGAGCTGCCGGCGGGCGGCGCCGTCTTCTTCGCCTACGGAACCCCGCATTGCACGAAGGCCAACGAGACCGACCGTGAGCGCGCCGGCGCGGCGCTGCACTTCCTGAACGGCTCCGCCGTCGGCCCTGGCTACTTCGGCGCCGACGGCCCGATGAAGCACCCCGCGCTGTCGGGCCCGAGCGCCGATGGGGGCCGCGGCGCCTACGGGGCCGACCTGCGCGGCGTGTGGGAGCGCGAGGTGGACCGCGCCCTTTGGGACTACCGCGCCAGTCGGTAG
- a CDS encoding DUF1559 domain-containing protein has translation MAAEHGRPCGAFTLIELLVVIAIVAILAALIFPVFSRARETARATACLSNLRQIGLAVTAYMQDYDETYPMSRMPDPAHPVTGCLSTGTDYPVDGLHGTSVNWKRAIAPYVRSHEVFRCPSNGHAWDVGGYNDQAGDETNAFYPASQRLANSYAYNGSFFHEAVPACWYGEAWERPRLLTEIGAPAGLILLLESRFSYPDLGGWYIPQRGPDGEGSTQGPFQSHNGACNWLMADLHARRMKLAATCALGMWTDRYPDRARGCSRLDEMAPEYR, from the coding sequence ATGGCGGCCGAACACGGGCGCCCTTGCGGCGCGTTCACGCTGATCGAGCTCCTCGTGGTCATCGCGATCGTGGCCATCCTGGCGGCGCTGATCTTCCCCGTCTTCTCGCGGGCCCGCGAGACGGCCCGCGCCACGGCCTGCCTCTCCAACCTGCGGCAGATCGGCCTGGCCGTCACAGCCTACATGCAGGACTACGACGAGACCTACCCGATGAGCCGGATGCCGGACCCCGCACACCCCGTGACCGGCTGCCTCTCCACCGGCACGGACTACCCGGTGGACGGCCTGCACGGAACGAGCGTGAACTGGAAGCGCGCCATCGCCCCCTACGTTCGCAGCCACGAGGTTTTCCGGTGCCCCAGCAACGGCCATGCCTGGGACGTGGGCGGCTACAACGACCAGGCCGGAGACGAGACCAATGCCTTCTACCCGGCCTCGCAGCGGCTCGCCAACTCCTACGCCTACAACGGCAGCTTCTTCCACGAGGCGGTGCCGGCCTGCTGGTACGGCGAGGCATGGGAGCGCCCGCGCCTGCTCACGGAGATCGGCGCTCCCGCCGGCCTCATCCTGCTGCTGGAGTCGCGCTTCAGCTACCCGGACCTGGGCGGATGGTACATCCCGCAGCGCGGGCCGGACGGCGAGGGTTCCACGCAGGGGCCGTTCCAGTCGCACAACGGCGCCTGCAACTGGCTGATGGCCGACCTCCACGCCAGGCGGATGAAGCTCGCCGCTACCTGCGCGCTGGGCATGTGGACGGACCGCTACCCCGACCGGGCACGGGGCTGCTCGCGCCTCGACGAGATGGCCCCCGAGTACCGCTGA